A single region of the Vagococcus teuberi genome encodes:
- a CDS encoding glycoside hydrolase family 65 protein → MTHLKRLFDIDPFKLTTHSLNKEDIRLQESLTSIGNGYMGLRGNFEEGYSGNNHKGTYLAGVWYPDKTRVGWWKNGYPDYFGKVINAVDFIAVDIYLNDKKIDLNHYEPTNFYQELDMQHGILSRSFILSVDNCKFKCSFKRLLSLTIKELALINVTVEMLEGIGDVTFVSKLDNHVHNEDSNYDDMFWEHRQSSENTVTAKTISNPFGVDQFCVTTMMQNDVSNSTITSNKSFKEFEATETFSTTLSSGDKLALDKKVVIITSRDIPEEKQVSKAIELMEQVNHYSIEELVEQHKKAWLKRWELADVVISGDDEAQQGIRFNLFQLFSTYYGEDERLNIGPKGFTGEKYGGATYWDTEAYAIPLYLSLADSSVTKNLLKYRHNQLPQAQHNARQQGLKGALYPMVTFTGVECHNEWEITFEEIHRNGAIAYAIYNYTNYTGDTSYIKKEGLEVLTEISRFWADRVHFSKRNNAYMIHGVTGPNEYENNVNNNWYTNYIAKWVLSYTLENYDKYKNETPVSISESELDKWEDIINHMYLPKDEKLDVFVQHDTFLDKDLMPVSDLNKKEVPLNQNWSWDKILRSCFIKQADVLQGIYFFNDQFTLDEKRKNFEFYEPMTVHESSLSPCIHSILAAELGMEEKAIEMYQRTARLDLDNYNNDTEDGLHITSMTGSWLTIVQGFAQMKVFNESLSFSPFLPTNWNGYAFHINYRNRLLHINISTDIKINLLSGEPLDLSVYEKNYTLKKTLTIDLKNKGVN, encoded by the coding sequence ATGACACACTTAAAAAGATTATTTGACATTGATCCATTCAAATTAACCACTCACTCACTAAACAAAGAAGATATCCGTTTACAAGAATCTTTAACAAGTATCGGGAACGGCTACATGGGACTAAGAGGAAACTTTGAAGAAGGATATTCTGGAAATAACCATAAAGGGACTTATTTGGCTGGTGTTTGGTATCCCGATAAAACACGTGTTGGATGGTGGAAAAATGGTTATCCTGATTATTTTGGCAAAGTAATTAACGCTGTTGATTTTATTGCTGTCGATATTTATTTAAATGATAAAAAAATAGATTTGAATCATTATGAACCAACAAATTTTTATCAAGAACTAGATATGCAACATGGTATTTTATCACGCTCATTTATTTTATCAGTTGATAACTGTAAATTTAAATGTTCATTTAAACGATTGTTAAGCCTAACAATTAAAGAATTAGCATTGATAAACGTTACTGTTGAAATGTTAGAAGGTATAGGTGATGTGACTTTTGTTTCCAAATTAGATAACCATGTTCATAACGAAGACAGTAATTATGATGATATGTTCTGGGAACACCGTCAAAGTAGCGAAAACACCGTTACAGCTAAAACAATTAGTAATCCATTTGGTGTAGATCAATTTTGTGTGACAACTATGATGCAAAATGACGTTTCGAACTCCACGATTACATCTAATAAATCTTTCAAAGAATTTGAAGCAACCGAAACATTTTCTACTACACTATCTTCAGGTGATAAATTAGCACTCGATAAAAAAGTAGTTATTATAACAAGTCGTGATATTCCTGAGGAAAAACAAGTATCTAAAGCAATAGAACTAATGGAACAAGTCAATCATTATTCAATAGAAGAACTTGTTGAACAACATAAAAAAGCGTGGTTAAAACGTTGGGAACTAGCTGATGTTGTGATTTCAGGAGATGATGAAGCACAACAAGGTATTCGTTTTAATCTATTCCAATTATTCTCAACATATTATGGAGAAGATGAACGATTAAATATCGGTCCTAAAGGTTTTACTGGTGAAAAGTATGGCGGTGCTACTTATTGGGATACTGAAGCATATGCTATTCCACTATACTTATCTCTTGCTGATTCTAGTGTCACAAAGAATTTATTAAAATATCGTCATAACCAATTACCACAAGCACAACATAACGCTAGACAGCAAGGGTTAAAAGGTGCTCTTTACCCGATGGTAACCTTCACCGGTGTCGAGTGTCATAATGAGTGGGAAATTACTTTTGAAGAAATCCATCGTAACGGAGCTATTGCCTATGCTATTTATAATTATACTAATTACACAGGTGATACTTCCTACATAAAAAAAGAAGGTTTAGAAGTATTAACTGAAATTTCACGTTTTTGGGCAGATAGAGTTCATTTTTCAAAACGTAACAACGCTTATATGATACATGGTGTTACAGGACCTAATGAATACGAAAACAATGTCAATAATAACTGGTATACAAATTATATTGCCAAATGGGTATTAAGCTACACACTAGAAAACTATGATAAATACAAAAACGAAACACCTGTCTCTATTTCGGAATCTGAATTAGATAAATGGGAAGATATTATAAATCATATGTATTTACCAAAAGATGAGAAACTTGATGTCTTTGTACAGCATGATACCTTTTTAGATAAAGATTTAATGCCTGTCTCTGACTTAAATAAAAAAGAGGTTCCTTTAAACCAAAATTGGTCTTGGGATAAAATACTTCGCTCTTGCTTTATTAAGCAAGCTGACGTTTTACAGGGAATATATTTCTTCAACGACCAATTTACTCTAGATGAAAAACGTAAAAATTTCGAATTTTACGAACCAATGACTGTTCACGAATCATCACTTTCACCATGTATCCATTCTATATTAGCAGCTGAATTAGGTATGGAAGAAAAAGCAATTGAAATGTATCAAAGAACAGCTAGATTAGACTTAGATAATTATAACAATGATACGGAAGATGGATTACACATTACCTCTATGACAGGAAGTTGGTTAACAATCGTTCAAGGATTCGCTCAAATGAAAGTATTCAATGAATCTTTAAGTTTTTCACCATTCTTGCCAACTAACTGGAATGGATATGCTTTCCATATTAACTACCGTAATCGACTACTTCATATTAATATCTCAACTGATATTAAAATCAATTTATTGAGTGGCGAACCTCTGGATTTATCAGTTTATGAAAAAAATTATACATTAAAAAAGACATTAACTATCGATTTAAAAAACAAAGGAGTTAATTAA
- the pgmB gene encoding beta-phosphoglucomutase, which translates to MFKGVLFDLDGVITDTADYHYKAWKSLAEELDIEIDREFNEQLKGVSREDSLDLILKHGKKRNTVDDDTFRKLAEKKNDVYVKMIQSFSEEDIFPGILSLLKELKQHHIKIALASASKNGPLLLEKMNLTHYFDAIVDPSSIALGKPAPDIFIAAADAIDCPISSCIGIEDSQAGITAIKKSSALPIGIGRSNDLGTDISLVSNTNDLTYDFLTSTWENNKKKLTQK; encoded by the coding sequence ATGTTTAAGGGAGTTCTATTTGATTTAGACGGTGTCATAACTGACACGGCTGACTATCATTACAAAGCATGGAAAAGTTTAGCTGAAGAGTTAGATATTGAGATTGATAGAGAATTCAACGAACAACTCAAAGGGGTTAGTAGAGAAGATTCTTTAGATTTAATTTTAAAGCACGGAAAGAAAAGAAACACTGTCGATGATGATACATTTAGAAAACTAGCTGAAAAGAAAAATGATGTTTATGTCAAAATGATTCAATCTTTTTCTGAAGAAGATATCTTCCCAGGAATTCTTTCTTTACTAAAAGAATTAAAGCAACATCATATAAAAATCGCCCTTGCTTCTGCAAGTAAGAACGGGCCTTTATTGTTAGAAAAAATGAATTTAACTCACTATTTCGATGCTATAGTCGATCCAAGTAGTATAGCTTTAGGAAAGCCTGCTCCTGATATTTTTATTGCTGCAGCAGATGCAATTGATTGTCCTATTTCAAGTTGTATCGGGATTGAGGATTCGCAAGCGGGAATTACGGCAATTAAAAAAAGTAGTGCTTTACCTATCGGCATTGGACGCAGTAATGATTTAGGGACCGATATATCACTAGTTAGTAATACAAATGATTTAACATATGATTTCCTCACCTCAACTTGGGAAAATAATAAAAAGAAGCTGACACAAAAGTAA